The Listeria welshimeri serovar 6b str. SLCC5334 genome has a window encoding:
- the prfB gene encoding peptide chain release factor 2 (programmed frameshift) → MELAEIRNELEKTAQQIKDFRGSLDLDNMEVRIAELEDQMLDPNFWNDQQAAQKIINESNGYKETYQAFHALEEEQESMEISLELLKEEADEDLQAELEKDITAYMATINEFELKLMLSDPYDKNNAILELHPGAGGTESQDWGSMLLRMYQRWSEKKGFKVEMLDYQAGDEAGIKSVTLLIKGHNAYGYLKAEKGVHRLVRISPFDSSGRRHTSFVSVDVMPELDDDIEIEVRTEDLKIDTYRATGAGGQHINTTDSAVRMTHIPSGIVVTCQSERSQLKNRDQAMKMLKTKLYQKEQEEKERELAEIRGEQKEIGWGSQIRSYVFHPYSMVKDHRTNYETGNIQAVMDGDLDDFINAYLRSRIG, encoded by the exons ATGGAATTAGCAGAAATTCGTAATGAATTAGAAAAAACAGCGCAGCAAATTAAAGACTTTAGGGGGTCTCTT GACTTAGACAACATGGAAGTTCGCATAGCTGAGTTAGAAGACCAAATGTTGGATCCTAATTTTTGGAATGACCAACAAGCCGCACAAAAAATAATCAATGAATCAAACGGATACAAAGAAACATACCAAGCTTTTCATGCATTAGAAGAAGAGCAAGAAAGTATGGAAATTAGCTTAGAACTTTTGAAAGAAGAAGCGGACGAAGATTTACAAGCAGAATTAGAAAAAGACATTACAGCTTATATGGCTACTATCAATGAATTTGAATTAAAATTAATGTTAAGTGATCCATATGATAAAAATAATGCTATTTTAGAATTGCATCCAGGTGCTGGTGGAACTGAATCTCAAGACTGGGGTTCGATGTTACTCCGTATGTATCAACGTTGGTCAGAGAAAAAAGGCTTTAAAGTCGAAATGCTTGATTACCAGGCAGGAGATGAAGCTGGAATTAAAAGTGTTACACTGCTTATTAAAGGTCACAATGCTTATGGTTATTTAAAAGCTGAAAAAGGCGTGCACCGTTTAGTTCGAATTTCACCTTTTGACTCTTCTGGCCGTCGTCACACTTCCTTTGTTTCTGTAGATGTGATGCCAGAACTTGATGATGATATCGAAATCGAAGTTCGTACAGAAGACCTGAAAATTGATACGTACCGAGCAACAGGTGCTGGTGGACAACATATCAATACGACCGATTCTGCGGTTCGAATGACACATATCCCAAGTGGAATCGTTGTTACGTGCCAATCAGAACGTTCTCAGCTTAAAAACCGTGACCAAGCAATGAAAATGCTGAAAACAAAGTTATATCAAAAAGAACAAGAAGAAAAAGAACGTGAACTAGCAGAAATTCGTGGAGAACAAAAAGAAATTGGCTGGGGAAGTCAAATTCGCTCCTATGTTTTCCACCCTTACTCCATGGTGAAAGACCATCGCACAAATTACGAAACTGGTAATATTCAAGCTGTAATGGATGGAGATTTAGACGACTTTATCAATGCATATTTGCGTTCTAGGATTGGATAA
- the hpf gene encoding ribosome hibernation-promoting factor, HPF/YfiA family, giving the protein MLKYNIRGENIEVTEPIRDYVEKKIDKLERYFTETPDANVHVNLKVYSDKNAKVEVTIPLPNLVLRAEETSGDLYASIDLIVDKLERQIRKHKTKVNRKFRDKGAERDYFAYSDVNGSTPPEENESDFDLEIVRTKQFSLKPMDSEEAVLQMNLLGHSFYVYTDAETNGTNIVYSRKDGKYGLIETN; this is encoded by the coding sequence ATGCTTAAGTACAACATTCGTGGTGAAAATATTGAAGTAACAGAACCGATTAGAGATTACGTTGAAAAGAAAATTGATAAATTAGAACGATACTTCACAGAAACTCCAGACGCTAACGTTCATGTTAATTTAAAAGTATATTCCGATAAAAATGCGAAAGTTGAAGTGACTATTCCTCTCCCAAATCTTGTGCTACGTGCAGAAGAAACGAGTGGAGATTTATATGCTAGCATCGACTTGATTGTGGATAAATTAGAAAGACAAATTCGTAAACACAAAACAAAAGTAAACCGTAAATTCCGTGACAAAGGTGCAGAAAGAGATTATTTTGCTTATTCTGATGTTAATGGCAGCACACCACCAGAGGAAAATGAAAGTGATTTTGATCTTGAAATCGTTAGAACAAAACAATTTTCTTTAAAACCTATGGATAGTGAAGAAGCTGTATTACAAATGAACTTGTTAGGACACAGCTTTTACGTGTATACGGATGCTGAAACTAATGGAACAAATATCGTTTATTCACGCAAAGATGGTAAGTATGGTTTAATTGAAACTAATTAA
- a CDS encoding YitT family protein codes for MINKRKKQPLSPKVAKLIEYIYVIIGAAFIALAFNVLLLPNHVASGGVSGISTIINYLTGWNPAFIQWAFNIPLFLAGLFFLGYQFGLKTFVGTMLLPFFVYLTQGLEPWTHEPLVAALFGGVLVGMGLGIVFRGKASTGGTDVAAQILHKYSHLTLGICVALIDGFVVISAMFVFDIESGLYALVGLFATSKTIDLVQVGLNQSKTVFIISENQEAIRQAILFKIDRGITRLSAKGGYTEDDKQILLCVIAQSEFSRLKEVIKEIDPEAFVVVMSASEVMGEGFTS; via the coding sequence ATGATAAATAAACGAAAAAAGCAACCTTTATCCCCAAAAGTTGCTAAATTAATCGAGTATATTTATGTTATTATTGGTGCGGCCTTTATTGCGCTAGCTTTTAACGTGTTACTTCTCCCTAATCATGTTGCATCAGGCGGCGTGAGCGGGATCAGTACGATTATCAACTATTTGACTGGTTGGAATCCAGCGTTCATTCAGTGGGCGTTCAATATTCCACTTTTTCTTGCTGGGTTATTCTTTTTAGGATACCAATTTGGGCTGAAAACTTTTGTAGGTACTATGTTGCTACCATTCTTTGTTTATTTAACACAGGGGCTAGAGCCGTGGACGCATGAACCTTTAGTAGCTGCGTTATTTGGCGGTGTATTAGTTGGAATGGGTCTGGGCATTGTTTTTCGCGGAAAAGCTTCTACTGGTGGAACAGATGTAGCAGCGCAAATTTTGCATAAGTATTCGCATTTAACACTCGGGATTTGTGTGGCTTTAATTGATGGATTTGTTGTTATTTCAGCGATGTTTGTTTTTGATATTGAATCAGGACTCTATGCACTAGTTGGACTTTTTGCCACAAGTAAAACAATTGATTTAGTACAGGTTGGTTTGAATCAGTCCAAAACAGTTTTTATTATTTCTGAGAATCAAGAAGCTATAAGACAAGCTATTCTTTTCAAAATTGACCGTGGTATTACGCGTCTTTCGGCTAAAGGTGGATATACAGAAGATGATAAACAAATTTTACTATGTGTTATTGCGCAAAGTGAGTTTTCAAGATTAAAAGAAGTTATTAAAGAAATTGATCCTGAAGCATTTGTAGTTGTTATGAGCGCAAGTGAAGTGATGGGTGAAGGTTTTACATCTTAA
- a CDS encoding ComF family protein codes for MINCLLCSKQIKLEVGWNLDWLFEQEQYCCHKCLANFEKLSGLLCKVCSKESVSDICEDCASRDHFLDSNKSIYRYNDFAKEYMKKYKFQGDYVIGAIFKNELKKQLAGNKATVIPIPVSDTRKIERGFNQTTGMLKQSNIKYEEILARAHSEKQSKKTKKERLEAKQVFYLSNNSVINHLEVILFDDIYTTGSTLNLAAQILKEAGVKKVTALTIFR; via the coding sequence ATGATTAATTGTTTGCTATGCTCTAAACAAATTAAACTAGAAGTGGGATGGAATCTGGATTGGTTATTTGAGCAAGAACAATATTGCTGTCATAAATGCTTAGCAAATTTCGAAAAATTAAGTGGCTTGCTTTGTAAGGTTTGCAGTAAAGAATCTGTTTCAGATATTTGTGAAGATTGTGCGAGTAGAGATCACTTTTTAGATAGTAATAAGTCTATATATCGTTATAATGATTTTGCAAAAGAATATATGAAAAAATATAAGTTTCAAGGAGATTATGTCATAGGAGCTATTTTTAAAAATGAATTAAAAAAACAATTAGCAGGAAATAAGGCGACTGTTATTCCGATTCCAGTGAGTGATACTCGGAAAATAGAGAGAGGGTTTAATCAAACAACTGGGATGCTAAAACAATCAAATATAAAGTATGAAGAAATTTTGGCAAGAGCACACTCCGAAAAGCAGTCTAAAAAAACAAAAAAAGAACGATTAGAGGCTAAACAAGTTTTTTATCTTTCTAATAACAGCGTAATTAATCATTTGGAAGTGATTTTATTTGATGATATATATACAACAGGAAGTACGCTTAACTTAGCGGCGCAGATTTTAAAAGAGGCAGGTGTGAAAAAAGTAACAGCGCTAACAATATTTAGATAG
- the secA gene encoding preprotein translocase subunit SecA: MAGLLKKIFESGKKDVKYLERKADEIIALADETAALSDDALREKTVEFKERVQKGETLDDLLVEAFAVAREGAKRALGLYPFKVQLMGGIVLHEGNIAEMKTGEGKTLTATLPVYLNALSGEGVHVVTVNEYLAHRDAEEMGVLYNFLGLSVGLNLNALSSTEKREAYACDITYSTNNELGFDYLRDNMVVYKEEMVQRPLSFAVIDEVDSILVDEARTPLIISGEAEKSTILYVRANTFVRTLTEEKDYTVDIKTKSVQLTEEGMTKGENYFDVENLFDLENTVILHHIAQALKANYTMSLDVDYVAQDDEVLIVDQFTGRIMKGRRFSEGLHQALEAKEGVTIQNESKTMATITFQNYFRMYKKLAGMTGTAKTEEEEFRDIYNMRVIEIPTNKVIIRDDRPDLIFTTINAKFDAVVEDIAERNAKGQPVLVGTVAIETSELISSKLKRKGIKHDVLNAKQHEREADIIKHAGERGAVTIATNMAGRGTDIKLGEGTIEAGGLAVIGTERHESRRIDNQLRGRSGRQGDPGVTQFYLSMEDELMRRFGSDNMKSMMERFGMAEDAIQSKMVSRAVESAQRRVEGNNFDSRKQVLQYDDVLRQQREVIYKQRYEVINAENSLREIIEQMIQRTVNYIVSSNASSREPEEDWNLQGIIDYVDANLLPEGTVTLEDIQNRSSEDIQNLILDKIKVAYDEKETLLPPEEFNEFEKVVLLRVVDTKWVDHIDAMDHLRDGIHLRAYGQIDPLREYQSEGFEMFEAMVSSIDEDVARYIMKAEIRQNLEREQVAKGEAINPAEGKPEAKRQPVRKDQHIGRNDPCPCGSGKKYKNCHGKEA; the protein is encoded by the coding sequence ATGGCTGGACTATTGAAAAAGATTTTTGAATCAGGAAAAAAAGATGTTAAATATTTGGAAAGAAAAGCAGATGAAATTATTGCTTTAGCAGATGAAACTGCGGCTCTTTCTGATGATGCTTTACGCGAAAAAACAGTAGAGTTTAAAGAACGTGTTCAAAAAGGCGAAACACTGGATGATTTATTGGTGGAAGCTTTTGCAGTTGCTAGAGAAGGCGCTAAACGTGCGTTAGGACTATATCCATTTAAAGTTCAATTAATGGGTGGTATTGTTCTTCATGAAGGTAATATTGCAGAAATGAAAACTGGTGAAGGTAAAACATTAACAGCGACATTACCAGTTTATTTAAATGCACTTTCTGGTGAAGGGGTGCATGTTGTTACAGTCAATGAATACTTGGCTCACCGTGATGCAGAAGAAATGGGAGTTCTATACAATTTCTTAGGACTTTCTGTTGGACTAAACTTAAATGCTTTATCTAGCACAGAAAAACGAGAAGCTTATGCATGTGATATTACGTATAGTACAAACAACGAATTAGGGTTTGACTACTTGCGTGATAACATGGTGGTTTACAAAGAAGAAATGGTACAACGTCCACTGTCGTTTGCTGTTATTGATGAAGTCGATTCCATTTTGGTTGATGAAGCAAGAACACCATTAATCATTTCTGGAGAAGCTGAAAAATCAACTATTCTTTACGTGCGAGCAAACACTTTTGTACGGACTTTGACAGAAGAAAAAGATTATACAGTGGATATTAAAACAAAATCTGTTCAATTAACTGAAGAAGGTATGACAAAAGGTGAAAATTACTTTGACGTAGAAAACCTTTTTGATTTAGAAAACACGGTTATTTTGCATCATATTGCGCAAGCTCTTAAAGCTAACTATACAATGAGTTTAGATGTTGATTACGTAGCTCAAGATGATGAAGTATTAATCGTAGACCAATTTACTGGTCGTATTATGAAAGGTCGTCGATTCAGTGAAGGTTTACACCAAGCTCTTGAAGCAAAAGAAGGCGTAACTATTCAAAATGAATCCAAAACAATGGCGACAATTACATTCCAAAACTATTTCCGTATGTATAAAAAACTTGCAGGTATGACTGGTACTGCAAAAACGGAAGAAGAAGAATTCCGTGATATTTATAATATGCGTGTTATTGAAATACCTACTAATAAAGTAATTATTCGTGATGACCGTCCGGATTTAATCTTTACTACTATCAATGCGAAATTCGATGCTGTTGTAGAAGATATTGCAGAACGTAATGCGAAGGGGCAACCTGTACTTGTTGGTACCGTTGCGATTGAAACATCTGAGCTTATTTCTAGCAAACTAAAACGCAAAGGTATCAAACATGATGTTCTGAATGCTAAACAACATGAACGTGAAGCAGATATTATTAAACATGCTGGTGAACGTGGCGCGGTAACTATCGCAACCAATATGGCTGGTCGTGGTACAGATATTAAACTTGGTGAAGGCACAATTGAGGCAGGCGGTTTAGCTGTTATTGGTACGGAACGTCATGAATCTCGTCGTATTGATAATCAGTTGCGTGGTCGTTCTGGACGTCAAGGAGATCCTGGTGTAACTCAATTTTATCTTTCTATGGAAGATGAACTGATGCGCCGCTTCGGATCTGACAACATGAAATCTATGATGGAACGCTTTGGTATGGCAGAAGATGCTATCCAAAGTAAAATGGTTAGTCGTGCTGTTGAATCTGCGCAAAGACGTGTGGAAGGAAATAACTTTGATTCCCGTAAACAAGTATTGCAATATGATGATGTCCTTCGTCAACAACGGGAAGTTATCTATAAACAACGTTATGAAGTAATTAATGCGGAAAATAGTTTGCGTGAAATTATTGAACAAATGATTCAGCGTACGGTAAACTATATCGTTTCTAGCAATGCTTCAAGTCGCGAGCCTGAAGAAGATTGGAATCTACAAGGAATCATTGACTATGTTGATGCCAACTTGCTTCCAGAAGGTACCGTAACACTTGAGGACATACAAAATAGATCAAGTGAAGATATTCAAAATCTTATTTTAGACAAAATTAAAGTAGCATATGACGAAAAAGAAACACTTTTACCTCCAGAAGAATTTAATGAATTTGAAAAAGTAGTATTGCTTCGTGTAGTTGATACGAAATGGGTAGATCATATTGATGCAATGGATCATTTGCGTGATGGTATCCATCTTCGTGCTTATGGTCAAATTGATCCGCTTCGTGAGTATCAATCAGAAGGTTTCGAAATGTTTGAAGCGATGGTATCTTCTATTGATGAAGACGTTGCGCGTTACATTATGAAAGCGGAAATTCGCCAAAATCTTGAGCGTGAACAAGTTGCCAAAGGGGAAGCTATTAACCCAGCGGAAGGGAAACCAGAAGCAAAACGCCAACCAGTTCGTAAAGATCAACATATTGGACGTAATGACCCGTGTCCTTGTGGAAGCGGCAAGAAATATAAGAATTGTCACGGTAAAGAAGCATAG